From the Telopea speciosissima isolate NSW1024214 ecotype Mountain lineage chromosome 9, Tspe_v1, whole genome shotgun sequence genome, the window TAACAGTCGATGGTTGTAGTCTCCTCTCCCATATCATTATATAAGAATCAGGTTACATATAGTttcctaatcaaactaggaaaGTAATCAGTAGCCTAATCTAGAAACAAAGTATTCTAATCTAATAAGGAAACAAATAAAGAGATAATAAATCAACACCTACGCAATCTAGAATACTACCGCTGGGCCATATCAATAATGATCAACAATAGAaggactccccctatcgtggtataAAATAACATAACCAATCCAACGGTTTAACACAGGCCACATGCAATAGCATCCCATTAATCAATTGAGCTATCTACAAGCAGGTTAGGTAGGCTAAGCTAAGAATTCCTACCATTTTCAAACAATGACCTAACAAGTTCTAGACTAGTTCACCCCAACTAAGCTTCCATGAAATAACTTCCATGCCTTACAGATTAAGATACAAATGGTGAACCCTAAACATTTTTTAAACCATATATACAAGAAGATTTTCTCCTGATTTGTCCTCTCTTCCTTCTAGCTGTAACAACGCTTTTCTTTGGCCAGTTATCTCTTTATTATCatcttttatttcattctcTTGCCATATTTAATTTCTGAACGGTTAGAACTTAGAGCATATTGCCAGGCAATAGGCCTTGGTAAGACTCATTTTTTACCCATCTTTGTCATAGAGCGTGTACGCATTTGGTACTTCTTATGAAGTCTTTTTTTAtgctcccttttcttttctttagaaGTTAGCAACTGTTGGTATAATCAGCATATATGTCACATACTAAGAATCttagtttcttttatttcttcaatcTGTTGGATAGGCTGGGATTCTAACTGGAAGGACACTGTAGAAGGGACCAAAAGTCAGTGCATTTCACATGCcaaaaagggaggaagaaattTTTTAACTTCCAAAAGAGGCAGATTTGAATCCTGGAGCAATTGGGTTATGGCATAGCAGAGTTGCAGGCTCATCGTGTGAAACTTAAACTCTGAATTGTCCAGTTACACCTTTTTgtatcctttttcttctttcttttttctttgtggaGGGGATTGTATCACCATTCTTGatgatttatatttttttcccctacGTTGGTAAAAATATACCATGACAATTTGTGGTGTTAATCTTAGttataaaatctgttttgacCTGGCCAAAAAAGCTTAGACAACTCACTTTGCCAGCCAAAACAAAGCATTTTACTCCCTGAAATTATGAGTTCCAAAGCTTCACTGTTTTTGCCTGCTTTGGCCCATTTTCAATCGGTTTCGACCATTTCCTTTAATCCGGTGATCTCGACCGAAGTTTATACCCACCGCGGATCTGGAATCTTTAGATCTTGAAATCAAACCTCAGGAAATAGAGTTAGCGATTAAAGGAACAATCTTTGAAATTTTGCCCCAATCCATTCTCGTCTAGACAAAGGAGAGAAAAGGTGGTGTCTAGAATACGAAGGCGCCAATGGATCTGATATTTTTTGGAGAGCTCGATGAAGATGAGAAGATCTAGATGAAGAAAATGGGAGAACTAGAAGCCTAAGGAAGGAGGGGAGAGGATATCTTTGCAGAAGGGGTGTTGGATTGTAGTTGCAGATGTGAGGTGAAACGTGACAAAGGTAAAGCAAGCAAAAACAGTGGCAATAACATCTACATTGGTGACGCTTGCTCTGTTTGCCAAAATATATGGCAAAGTTCAGCGAGGAGATGTGAACCACTTGACAATGTTCGTTCATAAGTTTGCCAGAATGCTCTCTCCCACTCCCACTCCCTCTCAAGCcctctgtttctatttctttcttatcTCCTCAATGTGCTTGGCATGTCATGAACACTCCAAGAGAAACTAATAGTCAAGACAAAAGAAGTACGAGGTATTCCACCCCCCTCTTTTTGGGTTAAGATGTGGCATGTCCTGTTTCAAAGTGGGCTCCTAATCACATGGAAAGGCTAATCACTCAGTTTGAATCATGATAacttattagtttttttttcgaTACTAAACTGTGGTCACTATCTTTAGCATGGAATGCTTtaactgtaattttttttttttaactttaacTGAAATGTCAACAATTTAAGGTGGTCATGttatttgagattttttatatCCTAAGTTAACTTTCTAAAGTTTTGATCCAAGTAATAATGCTATATTCAATATAAGGTCTAAACTTAtcataattttaattattattataaaaaaatttcaccaaaaatttcatcaaagaaaccaaaatgtggaatagttttatttttccatcAAACTGAAGCAACcacagaaaaaaatatatatatatatttaactaAGGTGTTAACACTTTATATCATGCCTTTTAGTGGTTAATCTTTTTAGGGGATGCACTATGAACCATCCCATGAAAAAATATTCTCATTAGGCCTAGACTTGTATTTCTGATGTTCGATACTCCTCTTTACTGTTTCTAAAAATCAAATCAGAGGACAGCTCAACCTTTTAGTCCACTAACCCTGTTATGGCCAAGACAAAGCCACAAACACACAATACACAGAATGAACAACAAATGTAGTCTCATAATTTACATTCTGTGCTGAATGGCGAGGCTCTAATGAAAGAAAAGGCTGGAGGAAAGGAAGATTACCTTGCTGAGGAAGAGGGGTTCTACTTTCTCTCGATGGGTTCCATCAAGGTTGATGAAATCGGACCAACTTCTCCACTGATACAAGAAAAAGAACAGGAATAGATACATCAGAAAATTCTCTGGAATTCAGCCAAAATCAGGTCCTTACATGACCAATTaagaggaggggggaggggaaagaagaagaaaaaaactagaTTCCATCATAATTAACACTAGTCTACCTCCCAACCCAAGTTACTAGCTCTTTTATAAACTGCACCACTGATTAGTCCGACATCTCGAAGTACAACAAGTCCCACAAGTGCAGCtttacaataaaagaaaactatgTCAGATTGATCTCAATTACCTAGCATAGAGGAGACTGGGAGAGACAAATGAATAAATCAATAATACTTACAATGGAGAAGATCGTTCTTCACCATGGCTAAAGCAACACAGCCAATAAGAACCTACACATGCAGGACACAAAATTTTAAGCCAAAATGAGTTATTGGTGATATTCGAAAGAAAAAGCAGCTCAACCTGTTGCTACATAAAATGGTCAATGCCACCAACTTCAGCAAGGAGTTTAAAATGTTACCTTGTCAGCAAGGGGATCAAGATATGATCCAACCACTGAATTTATGCCCATCTTCCTAGCCACGTAGCCATCTAGCtacaaaaaagataagaaacctcaaaattcaaagtaaaaTATGCTTTACCGATCAAAAAACCATGGGGAGGGGGGAATCTCATGTATACTTTGAGTGAAGAACAAATGAGGAGTCTATACCCAGTCAGTTGCTCCAGATATCGCCAACCCCACGAATGCAGAAAGATACCACTCATTTATGATCATCCTGCATCACAAACTAGTTAATAAGATTTCCACTACAAGGAGAGGAAATCCAACATCAAGTAAAAATGCTACTCGTGTTATTTGTTTGTGTAGAGATTATATCTAGTTCCGGGAACTTCGAAAACCCTGGGTATTCTTCATAGAAAGCATTATATTAAAAACATACATCAGCAtttatttattcctttttcccggataattatatatttataactttTGCTTTTTCAAAAACGCAACTGCTGTACGTATATGGACATATGACATGCTCCATACAAGATCAAACATCTATTAACTTATCCAAGATCACCATATAACCATACCTCTAAAAAAATTTACAACACGTCCGGTTATGGTAACATTACAATTGCCTTTAACTGCAAATAGATTACAACTTGTCCGGTTATGCTAACATTACAGTTTCGTTCAACTGCAAATCAAAGTGTTTCTAGAACCATGATCGTTTCATCTTGCATGTTGCTCAGCAAGAAAGAACCTGCGATTGGGCAGAAACATTGGTATGcaaaaactcaataaaaaaaaaaaaagggaatgcaATGACTGATCACAAATGGAAAGCAAAATTCATGAAGAATGACAAGATACTCTGGGAATGAAACGAAAATTAGTCAAGTGTCATAAAGTAGTGATTGGTGAAACTTATATTAATAAGTAACTAGTAACTAATAAACTCCCAAATCAAGATAAGAAACTAAACGCCACGAGTTTTAATAAATTCCCATTTCTTATTACCTGCGCCATCTGATTATTCTTTGCGACAATTATCAAAACAATATAGAAAACAGAACCATAATTGCCCCCTAATGATTTCATTACTATAGCTATTTCAGACATTCAAAGGGATATGAGCTTATATGTTGTAAGGAATaatctcttctctatttttttttttaaaggtaatAAGAACATACAAATTGAAATTTGCGCGCACGGAGAGAGAGCATACCATCCAAGCAAAGGACCAGAAACTAATCGACTTAATGAAATCAAATTCGGCAAATTAACAAAATTCTCAGCAGAAGTGTCACGAACACCACCGATGTCATGTCCCTTGAACAATAACTTCTGATCAATCTCATTAACCAATCTTGGGAAGGATGCGGTCGAACCAAACCCTAGTTTAATAGGAAAACTCCTTCTTTCAAGCAGATTCAAAGAATCCGCTTTTGACATAACGATTTTTCCATGAAGATACAAGGGAGTGGCAGACTGCAAAAGCTTCCATGGGGGAGAAGATAGAAACAAAGGTCCCGGACACGGAATCCATTTGTAGAACGGTGAGAGAAACCTCGAGTGAGATGATGAAGTAAGACGAAAGGCAAGTGAAAAAGGATGCGCCGAAACAGTAAATGCTGGGGAGGAAGGAGGGCAAAAGAAGATCGACGACAGAGGAGGAAACGGAGAAGGAAATGGAGTAGAAGAGGCGCAGATATTCAAGAACGACCTAGATTCCTTGTGTCTGAGGAGGGATTTCAGTGACCTGAAGAACGCCATTAACGTTGCATTTTCTCGGAGCTGTAATAGTTACAAGGAAATCAGAAACGTCGCATTAGGTTTTGCGGTGGTTTTAGTCGTCACAGTAAGAGAATTGTAGTCAGCGATGTAGCATCGACACGTGTGTTGAAAGTTGAGACTAAGAAATAGAGCTTAAGCCGCGGTTTTGGAAACCCGGATCCGAGTCAAATACCATTCGTTTGGATCAGGATCGGTCTCAGACGATTCGGATCCGGCCGATCCCAATTTGGAAATCTGGGTCAAGAATTAAAGACGTCAAGTAGTATCTATTGGATCAGAATCTTTTTAtcttagagaacaagagaaTGTAGATTCTTGGTAAGAACCATTGGATTTGAATCTTTTAGTTTGGCATCTAGGGTCAAGTATTCACGCTAATGCACAATGACAACATAAGAGGTTAGTATTGTAATTTCCCCCCTATCCCAATTCCCAATTGGGCAGTCTTAtcctctttattttattacatCTCACCAACTTTTGCCTTTTCTAAGGCTAAACATTCCCATGATCTATCTCTAGGTTTAAAGGTTTAGAATCGGGTTTCGGGATCCCGGCTCACGGATCACGGATCACGGATCAGTCCGGACGGATATGAATTGGTCAAGATCGTGAACGAATCGTCAAAATCAGCTCAAGGTTGCCTTAACTGCAGATTTTGAAACCATCAGAATTTGGATTGGCCTCCGCTGATTCGAAAATGACCGATCTGATCAGGGTTTGAGTTATTGGTATTGAATTGCCTCCGATATTGTacggttttgaaggtgatctATATTGATACTTAGTCAATACTATATTGAAATGATACGGACTAGggttaaaataataaatttaaaaaaaaaacatctcattttttaagaaaaatcaaGGGTAATTTGTTCGACCGATCCATATCGATATCAATCAGTTTTGAAAAAGATCGATAACTAatccaataccatgcactaaaaccatgatgtCATCCCATACCCATTTTTACTACCCTGTCTATATTGACCTTTTGCCAAATCTCACATCCAAAatcaaccattttttattttgggtaaaatCCAAAAATCAATGATTTTACAATGCAATTTCCCTTCCCAATCCATCATTTTACACCTTTTTGTGAAAAGGCTTCATGGTCATATCTGTTTGTTTGTTTCGATATAAAATGGTGAAAATATAAAACTTAAAtgtaaaatataaacaaatacATTGAAACAAACGGGTTGATCTTGTAATTTGTAGTTTTGGTTCCATCTTGACCATATGGTCACTATGCTTGAACTTGCACTTGTATTTTAAATGACTATCCAACCATTATTCAAGTGTTAATATTACCATGTGTAAAAATGTGATTGGATATTCATAGAGGGATGAGGGGTGATATGGATGACAAATCCATGAATTTGAACACGGACAAAACTACCACCTGACaaatatggagaaaagttctctatttgggggggggggggggggggagtgtccTACCCACACCTAGACACATAGAGGGAACGAAGACACATAGAGGGAACGAAATGAGCCCCCACCCCCATAATGTCAATGCATGTATTCATTGGTCCTGCACGTGTAGGGGCTATGCTCTCCCACAGAGAACATCGACCCGACAAATTTTTAGGGTCATGTAAGGAATCTTAAGTGTTTATGACATATGCAGTCCTTTGGAGTAAAAAAAgagaaggcaaaagttttcatacacggcttgCATGGAGGCCAGTTAGATGGGCATAAATGCTCattcaaaatgaccaaaaacacCCCCGCCCCCTATGGGACCATGTCAATAGGAGGAATCTCCCATGTACGAGTCTTGTCATCAAAAGAATATAACTGGGGTTGAGAGGGAAGATTCCCTGAGCCTTacattctttcttctctcttatctttctcttccttaCATAATATGACCACCTTGCCTTCCTATCAGCAAAACATTTTGTCGTGCACTCCTCTATGTTGTTTACTCAGAGAACCCTCCCCTTACAGATTGGCTTGATCGGGCCAATTCAGACTATTTTGCTCCTCAAAATACCAATACCTTGGTTTTCCTTGGATAATTTACTCTCCGTTGTAATGATACCACCGTTATAGTATCAATCATGGCTAATACCAATATGAATCGACCACTACCTTTGATATCGATATAGATCAACCATATCAGGATGGATCAAACCATTTTTTCCTTCAAAGTACcaatgcctttttttttggggggggggacaaTTTTACTTTCCATTGGTCATGACCGATACCAATATTATCCTTCAATAACCATACCGATACCTAAAACGTGATGGTTTAGTGGGTTGAACTCGAACCCTAGACTGGCCTTTGATCAATCATTGTGTCAtcatgaattttcttttcttttcttaacattcaaacatagccttagtgTGTACGTAAGGAGGTTGAATTGCGTTGACCACTAACCGCAATCCGCACTAGGAGAATGGAATAAAGGACAGTATAGAGTGGGAAGTTTGAAAATCTGTTAATCTTGAAAAGGGCGGGGAGGTAAAAGGAATAGTCAAGAAACAGGTAATTGAAACTTTGACTGTCGTCCGCGTCTGTTTTTTATTCTAGACCCGATTCTCTTGGTTCTCTCTGTCTTTCTGTCTTCTCCCTCACAACATAAGTCGAAACGATAACTAAATTTAGCAAAGACTAATCCGTCAAAGCCCTTTTCCCCTGATTCTATGGGGATTGGGGCTGAAGGGTTTGAGAAATTTGACTAAAAGGGTTACATATGGCTTATTGCTTTTCAGAAACCAGGAAACATTTTCTCTGCTCTGGAGTTGGAAGTTTTTTGGTTTCTCGGCACTTTCAAGCCACATTACAGACAGTGATTAATTTTTCTGatctatctatctctttcttctctgggTTTGTCTTGATTTATTCTATCCTCTCAGCATGGGTCTAGATTTCTCATGGTGATGCTTGTTCCCTTGTGGTAATGCATAAAAGAAATCTTAGTTTGCAAGAAAAAGAACAGGGGTTTCCAATGATTGTTCAAGCCCGAGAGTCATTGAAGTGGAGGACCATGGGGCGGTGTGAGATGAGATGCCTTCCTTTTTGTAAGTCCGAATGCAAATGGAGCCCATTGAAGAAGGGCAGCAAGGAATTCAAAGATGGGGCTTCGTTAGCCTCATTTGTCAAACATATCACCCTCAAGTCTGGTAGGGTTCTGTTTCGACATCAATCTCTTTTgagttaatatatttttatttgaattcaaAATGGGCGCTTTTTATACTATCTGAAAGCTCGATTTCCCTTTACCATCAAGATGGtataatttttattgtttaaagtCTTTACAGTAGCAGCTGCACTCATATTGTTTGATGTTTTGATTGAGTAGGCCAAACTTCCATACCACTTAATCAGTGGTATGAGACTGGCTCCATTCCTCAAATCATTCCTAAAGAAGAAAGTACAATGAAAACAAACTATGATTCTAGTTGTTCTTGAGATTGCTATTGATTTTTCTTGCTTCTTAGATGAGTTTCAAACTTAGACCACCATTTGAAATTTGAGTTAAGAGCTTCTCGTATAAACATTTGCAGAAATTAGCCATTCATTTATGTCCTCAGTTGCTGTTCTTTGTGTCTTGACATTCGTAGTTTTTACATCTAAGTACTTAGCAGGGGCCCTTTATGAAACCCAGTTATAAGGCAGAATTGTTTGAATATCTCCATTATCTCAAGTTAATGTCAGTAGTGATTTTGTACACATTGTCCCATAGAGAAGTTTAAATTTTATTGCTTGGCTATACTGCTAcccatatttcttttttttttatgagacaCCTTATGCATTAATAGCGCTTACGAGTAATTTTTCTGTGCAGAAAGCACGAGGGAAAAGATAGCTGAAGAGATACTGAAAATGGGAAAAGAGAATATTGCTGTTCAAACCTTCACATTTCGGGAGTTGTCAGTTGCAACTAAAAACTTCAAATCTGAATGTCTACTGGGAGAAGGTGGCTTCGGGAGAGTGTACAAGGGACTGATTGAGAGCACAAACCAAGtactctctcttcctttctctatcTCTCCTTTTCATTTCCTCCACATATAGAAAATCAAGGGCAATTATCTGGATTAGCTGAAGTAATGTTAACTTTGCTCAGGTTGTGGCTGTTAAGCAACTCGATCGGAATGGATTGCAAGGAACCAGAGAATTCCTAGTGGAAGTTTTGATGCTGGGTATTCTTCACCACCCAAACCTTGTGAAACTTGTTGGCTATTGTGCAGATGGCGATCAAAGGATTTTAGTGTATGAATACATGCCACTGGGATCTTTAGAAGATCACCTTCTTGGTATGATATATTTGCTTTATGTAATTTTCTGCAAGATGAGGATATCCTTTGCAACTTTCAATTGTATGAAAATCACCATTTTCATATTCTGAAGACATTCTGTTCACTCCTGAGAGACCACAAAATGTTACATGTGATGTAGATGCAAGGGGAAGGACAAACCCTTTGAAGAATCTCACTTGGAGATCTCCTTAGCCAAGGAAAAGAGTGACTTAATTCCACCTTAACCATCTCTAACACATAATTTATGTGTGTCCATA encodes:
- the LOC122640240 gene encoding CDP-diacylglycerol--glycerol-3-phosphate 3-phosphatidyltransferase 1, chloroplastic, whose product is MAFFRSLKSLLRHKESRSFLNICASSTPFPSPFPPLSSIFFCPPSSPAFTVSAHPFSLAFRLTSSSHSRFLSPFYKWIPCPGPLFLSSPPWKLLQSATPLYLHGKIVMSKADSLNLLERRSFPIKLGFGSTASFPRLVNEIDQKLLFKGHDIGGVRDTSAENFVNLPNLISLSRLVSGPLLGWMIINEWYLSAFVGLAISGATDWLDGYVARKMGINSVVGSYLDPLADKVLIGCVALAMVKNDLLHSALVGLVVLRDVGLISGAVYKRASNLGWEWRSWSDFINLDGTHREKVEPLFLSKVNTVFQLVLVAAALLQPEFGTEETQPYIVYLSWLVASTTVASTVAYGVQHLRTGSVLAGRGSSLSKSQ